The Chitinophagales bacterium genome has a segment encoding these proteins:
- a CDS encoding rhodanese-like domain-containing protein: MSQFFTLLFLVSVFCAACVSKSADVHMISEEELSKELNDTNVIILDVRTPDEYQQGHILHAKLLNMYDENFKEQLASCDKNKTYVVYCASHGRSAKAAKVMMQEGFQKVYNLKYGFNHWEGKTE, from the coding sequence ATGAGTCAGTTTTTTACGCTCCTATTTTTAGTTTCTGTTTTTTGTGCTGCATGTGTCAGCAAATCTGCTGATGTTCATATGATTTCTGAAGAGGAACTCTCAAAAGAATTGAACGACACCAATGTTATTATATTGGACGTCCGTACACCGGATGAATACCAGCAAGGGCATATTCTGCATGCCAAATTGTTGAATATGTACGATGAAAACTTTAAGGAACAGCTGGCTTCCTGTGATAAAAATAAAACCTATGTGGTTTATTGTGCGTCACACGGCCGCTCCGCAAAAGCGGCAAAAGTTATGATGCAGGAAGGCTTTCAAAAGGTTTATAACCTGAAATATGGATTTAACCATTGGGAGGGAAAAACCGAGTAA